A single Cryomorphaceae bacterium DNA region contains:
- a CDS encoding phage gp6-like head-tail connector protein — protein MEQLTGVSVMEKRILVSVKTARTEFMLPQWPVKQIETVSPDTLTEADGYLDNTAGTDIEIEYITEAYILPQIKQAILNLIGHWYITRDMSEVPDSVYIMVQQIKRSTWFA, from the coding sequence TTGGAGCAGTTGACAGGCGTTTCAGTGATGGAAAAGCGGATACTGGTCAGCGTCAAAACGGCACGAACTGAGTTCATGCTCCCCCAATGGCCGGTTAAGCAGATAGAAACAGTTTCACCGGATACATTGACTGAAGCAGACGGGTATTTGGATAACACCGCGGGTACTGATATTGAAATAGAATATATTACGGAAGCGTATATTTTGCCGCAAATAAAACAGGCAATTCTTAATCTGATTGGTCACTGGTACATTACGCGCGATATGTCAGAAGTTCCGGACTCAGTTTACATAATGGTTCAACAAATAAAGCGCTCAACATGGTTCGCATAG